A genome region from Urocitellus parryii isolate mUroPar1 chromosome X, mUroPar1.hap1, whole genome shotgun sequence includes the following:
- the Gpr82 gene encoding putative G-protein coupled receptor 82: MRNNSTCIQPSMISSTALPIIYTLLCIVGLFGNSLSQWVFLTKIGKKTSTHIYLAHLVTANLLVCGAMPFMGIYFLKGYQWEYHSAQCIVVNFLGTLSMHVSMFVSLLILCWIAISRYATLIKKDSMQGPTSCYEKIFYGHLLKKFRQPNFARKLCIYIWGVVLGIIIPVIIYYSVVEATEGGESLCYNPQMELGAMISQIAGLIGTTFIGFSFLVVLTSYYSFVNHLRKVRTCTSIVEKDLTYSSVKRHLLVIQILLIICFLPYSIFKPIFFVLHQKGDCQQLNYLIEIKNVLTCLASARSSTDPIIFLLLDKTFKKILYNLFTKSNSPHIQPYG; this comes from the coding sequence ATGAGGAACAATTCAACATGCATCCAACCATCTATGATCTCTTCCACGGCTTTGCCAATCATTTATACCTTGCTTTGTATTGTTGGTCTCTTTGGAAACTCACTTTCTCAGTGGgtgtttttaacaaaaataggCAAGAAAACATCAACACACATCTACCTGGCACATCTTGTGACTGCAAACTTACTTGTGTGTGGTGCCATGCCTTTCATGGGTATCTATTTCCTGAAAGGTTACCAATGGGAATATCACTCTGCACAATGCATAGTGGTCAACTTTCTGGGAACGCTGTCCATGCATGTGAGTATGTTTGTCAGCCTCTTAATTTTATGTTGGATTGCCATAAGCCGCTATGCTACCTTAATAAAAAAGGATTCCATGCAAGGACCTACATCCtgttatgagaaaatattttatggccatttattgaaaaaatttcGCCAGCCCAACTTTGCCAGAAAACTGTGCATTTATATATGGGGAGTTGTCCTGGGCATAATTATTCCCGTTATCATATACTATTCAGTCGTGGAGGCTACGGAAGGAGGAGAGAGCCTGTGCTACAATCCACAGATGGAACTAGGAGCCATGATCTCTCAGATTGCAGGCCTTATTGGAACCACGTTTATTGGATTTTCCTTTTTAGTAGTGCTCACGTCATACTACTCTTTTGTCAATCATCTGAGAAAAGTAAGGACCTGTACATCCATTGTGGAGAAAGATCTGACTTACAGTTCTGTGAAAAGACATCTTTTGGTTATCCAGATTCTACTCATAATTTGCTTTCTTCCATATAGTATTTTTAAACCCATTTTTTTTGTTCTGCACCAGAAAGGGGACTGCCAgcaattgaattatttaatagaaataaaaaacgTCCTCACTTGTCTTGCTTCAGCCAGAAGTAGTACAGACCCCATTatatttcttctattagataAAACATTCAAGAAGATACTATATAATCTCTTTACAAAGTCGAATTCACCGCATATACAACCATATGGTTGA
- the Gpr34 gene encoding putative G-protein coupled receptor 34 gives MTTTSVGSWSCSSQGTSFITNYSDQVPQNVSRPPNVTSCSMDENLLSTVLTTFYSVIFIVGLVGNIIALYVFLGIHRKRNSIHIYLLNVAIADLLLIFCLPFRIMYHINQNKWTLGVVFCKVVGTLFYMNMYISIILLGFISLDRYIKINRSLQQRRAITTRQSIYVCCIVWIVALAGFLTMIVLTLKKGGHNSTMCFHYRDRHNAKGEAIFNFVLVIMFWLIFLLIILSYIKIGKNLLRISKKRSKFPNSGKYATTARNSFIVLIIFTLCFVPYHAFRFIYISSQINVSSCNWKEIVHKTNEIMLVLSSFNSCLDPVMYFLMSSNIRKIMCHLLFRRFQGEASRSESTSEFKPGYSLHETSVAAKIMYSSKST, from the coding sequence ATGACAACTACTTCAGTTGGCAGCTGGTCTTGCTCCTCCCAGGGAACAAGCTTTATAACTAATTATAGTGACCAAGTACCACAAAATGTGTCAAGACCACCAAACGTTACAAGCTGTTCCATGGATGAAAACTTACTATCCACTGTGTTAACAACATTCTATTCTGTGATCTTCATCGTGGGATTGGTTGGAAACATAATTGCCCTCTATGTGTTTCTCGGCATCCACCGCAAGAGAAATTCCATTCATATTTACCTACTTAATGTCGCCATTGCAGACCTTCTGCTCATCTTCTGCCTCCCTTTCCGAATAATGTATCACATTAACCAAAACAAATGGACATTAGGTGTGGTTTTTTGCAAGGTTGTGGGAACactattttatatgaatatgtaCATTAGTATTATTTTGCTTGGATTCATCAGTTTGGATCGCTACATAAAAATTAATCGGTCTCTACAACAACGCAGGGCAATAACAACCAGACAAAGTATTTATGTTTGCTGTATAGTGTGGATAGTTGCTCTTGCTGGATTTTTAACTATGATTGTTTTAACACTTAAGAAGGGAGGGCACAATTCCACAATGTGTTTCCATTATAGAGATAGGCACAATGCTAAAGGAGAGGCCATTTTTAACTTTGTTCTTGTGATAATGTTCTGGCTCATTTTCCTACTAATAATCCTTTCGTATATTAAGATTGGCAAGAATCTATTGAGGATTTCTAAAAAGAGGTCCAAATTTCCTAATTCGGGTAAATATGCCACCACAGCCCGGAATTCCTTTATTGTACTGATAATTTTTACTCTCTGTTTTGTCCCCTATCATGCTTTTCGATTCATCTACATTTCTTCCCAGATCAATGTATCATCTTGCAATTGGAAGGAGATTGTTCACAAAACCAATGAGATCATGCTTGTTCTGTCGTCTTTCAATAGCTGCTTGGATCCAGTCATGTATTTCCTGATGTCCAGTAATATTCGCAAAATAATGTGTCACCTTCTTTTTAGACGATTTCAAGGGGAAGCAAGCAGAAGTGAAAGCACTTCAGAATTTAAGCCAGGATACTCCCTGCATGAGACATCTGTGGCAGCTAAGATAATGTACAGCTCTAAAAGTACTTAA